The following proteins are encoded in a genomic region of Magnolia sinica isolate HGM2019 chromosome 1, MsV1, whole genome shotgun sequence:
- the LOC131248733 gene encoding nascent polypeptide-associated complex subunit beta-like codes for MNWEKLMKMASAVRTSGKGSMRRKKKAVHKTTTTDDKRLQSTLKRIGVNAIPAIEEVNIFKDDVVIQFQNPKVQASIAANTWVVSGSPQTKKLQDLLPRIINQLGPDNLDNLRKLAEQFQKQAPGVVPTEADDDDDVPELVPGETFEATANDGKASQEFSMEFLFFIFTYLVKFLLLLLEILKKKGRYFGVVRNHGRVSTVQFNGSDLRFGSMVRIGSTEP; via the coding sequence GGCCAGTGCCGTTCGCACTAGTGGAAAGGGGAGCATGCGAAGAAAGAAGAAGGCTGTTCACAAGACCACAACAACAGATGACAAAAGGCTTCAGAGCACCCTGAAGAGAATAGGGGTGAATGCAATCCCAGCCATTGAGGAAGTCAATATCTTCAAGGATGATGTTGTCATTCAATTTCAGAACCCAAAAGTGCAAGCCTCAATCGCTGCCAATACATGGGTGGTTAGCGGTTCTCCTCAGACGAAAAAGCTTCAGGATCTACTACCTAGGATCATCAATCAATTAGGGCCTGACAACTTGGATAATCTAAGGAAGCTTGCAGAGCAATTCCAGAAGCAGGCACCAGGTGTCGTCCCCACAGAGgcagatgacgatgatgatgtgcCAGAGCTTGTACCTGGAGAGACATTTGAAGCAACCGCAAATGATGGCAAAGCTTCTCAAGAGTTTTCAATggagtttttatttttcatttttacctACCTTGTTAAGTTTTTATTACTATTGCTCGAAATACTGAAGAAAAAAGGCAGGTATTTTGGTGTTGTTAGAAACCATGGTAGAGTTTCTACGGTTCAATTCAACGGTTCGGATCTACGGTTCGGTTCAATGGTTCGGATCGGTTCTACAGAGCCCTAA